A single region of the Candidatus Polarisedimenticolia bacterium genome encodes:
- a CDS encoding sulfatase: MSRKIHLLGAAGEGALAGWIAGLLYGGWGVLLGRDWEQGFLRLSAAKLGAATLAGAVFGALVSPLLLLGIVQARRRGAAALRWLVLAGILVAGAAGYLAVFPWRERLLPLHIYSTKLLSLTILGGIGLCAGALALWRLFEPAGPEVGHRAALRAIAAAGGLLAFSSLVVQIVVPRLPLPPGATGRSILLISLDTLRGDRVGAQRDGRPLTESLDALARRGTLFEQATSAAPWTLPSHASLFTGRLPYSHGARTEHQALRPDLATLAERLRESGYRTGGFTGGGYVASFFGFDQGFEIYEDHDETQEGGPEPIFRAALSWIEGVGKVPFFAFVHTYEVHYPYTHADFVDAASRSALGPLGVSELEAIHRGERVLTPSEREVVKRLYDGDVVSADRQVGALLEALRKDGILDSLIVVVVSDHGEDLWDHDERRSPGHGHSLYEELLHVPMIVSAPGLVREGERIRMPVSLIDLTPTLLALAKLPGLSQAEGRSLSQVLEHGGEPESRPIVAESIEYGPDRFSRREGDLKIVLVPRPELYNSDVELAARPVEIFDLSLDPHERSSLGSLPASRTGEPLEALWRRVEAVFRPARSGPGKLAPELREQLRSLGYVQ; encoded by the coding sequence TTGAGTCGGAAGATCCATCTCCTGGGCGCCGCGGGTGAAGGCGCGCTGGCGGGCTGGATCGCGGGTCTCCTCTACGGAGGATGGGGCGTCCTTCTCGGCCGGGACTGGGAGCAGGGCTTCCTGCGTCTTTCCGCCGCGAAGCTCGGCGCCGCCACTCTCGCCGGAGCGGTCTTCGGAGCGCTCGTCTCGCCGCTCCTGCTCCTGGGGATCGTGCAAGCCCGGCGGCGCGGCGCGGCCGCGCTGCGCTGGCTGGTACTTGCCGGGATCCTGGTCGCGGGCGCCGCCGGCTATCTCGCCGTCTTCCCCTGGCGCGAGCGGCTCCTGCCGCTTCATATTTACTCCACCAAGCTGTTGTCGCTGACGATCCTCGGCGGGATCGGGCTGTGCGCCGGAGCGCTGGCCCTCTGGAGGCTGTTCGAGCCGGCCGGGCCGGAAGTCGGACACCGCGCCGCTTTGCGGGCAATTGCCGCCGCCGGCGGTCTGCTCGCCTTCTCCTCCCTGGTCGTGCAGATCGTCGTGCCGCGCCTGCCGCTTCCGCCAGGGGCGACCGGCAGGAGCATCCTGCTGATATCGCTCGATACGCTGCGCGGGGATCGTGTCGGCGCCCAGCGCGACGGGCGCCCGCTGACGGAGAGCCTCGACGCGCTGGCGCGGCGCGGGACGCTCTTCGAGCAGGCCACCTCGGCCGCGCCTTGGACCCTTCCCTCGCACGCCTCTTTGTTCACCGGCCGGCTGCCCTACAGCCACGGGGCTCGCACCGAGCACCAAGCGCTGCGCCCCGACCTCGCCACCCTCGCCGAGCGGCTGCGCGAATCCGGCTATCGCACCGGAGGATTCACGGGCGGCGGTTATGTCGCCTCTTTCTTCGGCTTCGATCAGGGATTCGAGATCTACGAGGATCACGACGAGACGCAAGAAGGCGGCCCCGAGCCTATCTTCCGGGCGGCCCTGAGCTGGATCGAGGGGGTGGGGAAGGTCCCGTTCTTCGCTTTCGTTCACACCTATGAAGTGCACTATCCTTACACACACGCCGATTTCGTGGATGCCGCGTCCCGCAGCGCGCTCGGACCGCTCGGAGTGAGCGAGCTCGAGGCCATCCATCGCGGAGAGCGGGTCCTGACTCCCTCCGAGCGGGAGGTCGTGAAGCGCCTGTACGACGGCGATGTCGTCTCGGCCGATCGCCAGGTGGGGGCGCTGCTCGAGGCGCTGCGCAAGGATGGAATCCTCGATTCACTGATTGTCGTCGTGGTTTCGGATCATGGCGAAGACCTCTGGGACCACGACGAGAGGCGGAGCCCGGGCCATGGACATTCTCTTTACGAGGAGCTCCTGCACGTGCCGATGATCGTCAGCGCTCCCGGCCTGGTGCGCGAAGGGGAGCGCATCCGCATGCCGGTGAGCCTGATCGACCTGACGCCGACGCTGCTCGCTCTGGCGAAGCTGCCGGGGCTGTCGCAGGCGGAAGGCAGGAGCCTATCGCAGGTCCTCGAGCATGGCGGGGAGCCGGAGTCCCGACCGATCGTCGCCGAATCGATCGAATATGGACCGGATCGGTTCTCCCGCCGCGAAGGCGACCTCAAGATCGTCCTGGTGCCGCGGCCCGAGCTCTACAACAGCGACGTGGAGCTGGCGGCGCGCCCGGTGGAAATCTTCGACCTGTCGCTGGACCCGCACGAGCGCTCCAGCCTGGGTTCGCTGCCCGCGTCGCGCACGGGTGAGCCGCTTGAAGCCCTGTGGCGCCGCGTCGAGGCGGTGTTCCGGCCGGCGCGCTCCGGCCCGGGCAAGCTGGCTCCCGAGCTGCGCGAGCAGCTCCGCTCTCTCGGCTACGTGCAGTGA
- a CDS encoding SGNH/GDSL hydrolase family protein yields MPRIPKLAGNLLLAAVSTLLALAACEAALRIFRPVQYLKPPEPEKSRNREESLYRPSSVPGLAYEMRPGRDGEFEGMRVRTNHLGMRGAEPEPDATAVYRIVALGDSFTFGFGVEERDTFVSLLQDRLGERPAPGGKKVEVLNLGVVGYASRDEAVVMKVKALPLRPQGVIIAYILNDPEIDPRPSLHKYFDPVPWWRQSHLLRLLHLGWNSLQVQFYGGGDYIRYLHAPGRAKWHSVEKAFRSIADDARGAGAWVVVAIFPITPKTTWSGYLYGDLHAQVARAARAQGFGVVDLLPVFRTRDPKDLVVSPTDDHPNALGHRLAAEAILGALPLPAPSAP; encoded by the coding sequence TTGCCCCGAATCCCGAAGCTGGCCGGCAACCTTCTCCTGGCAGCCGTCTCGACGCTATTGGCGCTCGCCGCCTGCGAGGCCGCGCTGAGGATCTTTCGTCCCGTCCAGTACCTCAAGCCTCCCGAGCCCGAGAAAAGCAGGAATCGCGAGGAATCACTCTACCGTCCCTCATCCGTGCCGGGACTGGCCTACGAGATGCGCCCGGGCCGGGATGGAGAATTCGAGGGGATGCGCGTGCGCACCAATCACCTCGGCATGCGCGGCGCGGAGCCGGAACCGGACGCCACGGCCGTGTACCGGATCGTGGCCTTGGGAGACTCCTTCACCTTTGGATTCGGCGTCGAGGAGCGCGACACCTTCGTCAGTCTCCTGCAGGACCGTCTCGGGGAACGCCCGGCGCCCGGTGGAAAGAAGGTTGAAGTCCTGAATCTCGGAGTGGTCGGATACGCCAGCCGCGACGAAGCCGTCGTGATGAAAGTGAAGGCGCTGCCGCTGCGCCCCCAGGGCGTCATCATCGCCTACATCCTCAACGATCCCGAGATCGATCCGCGTCCTTCGCTGCACAAGTACTTCGATCCGGTCCCCTGGTGGAGGCAATCGCACCTGCTGCGCCTCCTCCACCTCGGGTGGAACTCCCTGCAGGTGCAGTTCTACGGAGGCGGCGACTACATCCGCTACCTGCACGCTCCCGGTCGCGCCAAGTGGCACAGCGTGGAGAAGGCCTTTCGCAGCATCGCGGACGACGCGCGCGGCGCGGGCGCCTGGGTGGTGGTGGCAATCTTCCCGATCACCCCGAAGACCACCTGGAGCGGATACCTTTATGGAGATCTGCATGCGCAGGTGGCGCGGGCGGCGCGCGCGCAAGGCTTCGGAGTGGTGGATCTCCTGCCGGTGTTCCGCACGCGCGATCCGAAGGATCTCGTCGTCTCCCCGACCGACGATCACCCCAATGCCCTGGGACATCGCCTCGCGGCGGAAGCGATCCTCGGGGCCCTGCCGCTTCCGGCGCCTTCCGCGCCTTGA
- a CDS encoding arginine--tRNA ligase produces MERIKQLVSRRIIDFARERYEVALDPPGFLYPPSPDLGDLALAIAFDLAKQLKKPPRALAEEIGRALDGIPGLRQAAPAGGGYVNLFLERPAYLRHLTQELSEPPASPSGAKVIVEHTNINPNKAAHIGHLRNAALGDTLARALRFLGRRVEVQNYIDDTGVQVADLVIGVTRLEKLDLQGVLALEKELERQGKPLDYWCWDLYARVTQMYEEEPEPAAGTKSLKERLRGETLRAMEEGTSPVARLAAHLADRIVRRHLATMERVGVRYDLLPRESDILAHRFWEAAFERLKSSGHVSLATTGKNSGCWVMDLSGNADFANLTEGEKILVRSNGTVTYVGKDIAYQLWKFGLLGSDFEYRPYLTYPSGELLWATTGPGAGAPAEKAGPPAFGGGETIYNVIDVRQAYLQKIVVESLRLLGHEEQAGHSIHFSYEMVALSPRTAADLGMAEESSQAGKSFLEMSGRKGIGVKADDLIDHLTRRAAEEVATRNPDLPEPERLQIAAAIGVGALRYYMLRFTRNKIIAFDFTDALSFDGETGPYVQYAAVRAAGILGKVAASLQMSPEELLRWASEGSFGFLEEDPKGEEWELLSLLGRQRSIVEQAVSGLEFSLVAKHAFVLAQKFNGFYHRHPVLQEPDTDRRKGKVLLTILFRRHLISLLGLMGIPVPSLM; encoded by the coding sequence ATGGAACGGATCAAGCAGCTCGTCTCCCGGCGCATCATCGATTTCGCCCGGGAGCGCTACGAGGTCGCGCTCGATCCGCCGGGGTTCCTCTATCCGCCCTCTCCCGACCTGGGGGACCTGGCGCTGGCCATCGCCTTCGACCTTGCGAAGCAGCTGAAAAAACCGCCGCGGGCGCTGGCGGAGGAGATCGGCCGGGCCCTGGATGGCATCCCCGGGCTGCGCCAGGCGGCGCCTGCCGGCGGCGGTTACGTGAATCTGTTCCTGGAGCGCCCCGCCTACCTGCGCCACCTGACGCAGGAGCTCTCGGAGCCGCCGGCGTCTCCGTCCGGCGCCAAGGTGATCGTCGAGCACACCAACATCAACCCGAACAAGGCCGCCCACATCGGACATCTGCGCAACGCCGCTCTGGGGGACACCCTGGCTCGCGCGCTGCGCTTCCTCGGCCGTCGCGTGGAGGTGCAGAACTACATCGACGACACCGGGGTGCAGGTGGCCGACCTGGTCATCGGCGTCACGCGCCTGGAGAAGCTCGACCTGCAGGGAGTGCTCGCGCTCGAGAAGGAGCTCGAGCGCCAGGGCAAGCCGCTGGATTACTGGTGCTGGGATCTCTACGCCCGCGTCACGCAGATGTACGAGGAGGAGCCGGAGCCCGCTGCCGGGACGAAGAGCCTCAAGGAGCGGCTGCGGGGCGAGACGCTGCGCGCCATGGAGGAGGGGACCTCTCCGGTGGCGCGCCTCGCGGCCCATCTCGCCGACCGCATCGTGCGGCGCCACCTGGCCACGATGGAGCGCGTCGGCGTGCGCTACGACCTGCTGCCGCGCGAGAGCGACATCCTGGCTCACCGTTTCTGGGAAGCAGCCTTCGAGCGCCTCAAATCTTCCGGCCACGTGAGCCTCGCGACGACCGGCAAGAACAGCGGCTGCTGGGTCATGGACCTCTCGGGAAACGCCGATTTCGCCAACCTGACCGAGGGGGAGAAGATCCTGGTGCGCTCCAACGGGACGGTCACCTACGTCGGCAAGGACATCGCGTACCAGCTGTGGAAATTCGGGCTGCTCGGCTCCGACTTCGAGTACCGGCCCTACCTGACCTACCCGTCGGGAGAGCTGCTCTGGGCCACGACGGGCCCGGGAGCGGGGGCGCCCGCCGAAAAGGCCGGCCCACCGGCCTTCGGCGGCGGGGAGACCATCTACAACGTCATCGATGTCCGCCAGGCGTACCTCCAGAAGATTGTCGTCGAGAGCCTGCGCCTCCTCGGGCACGAGGAGCAGGCGGGCCATTCGATCCATTTTTCCTACGAGATGGTGGCGCTGTCGCCACGAACCGCCGCCGATCTCGGAATGGCCGAGGAATCCTCCCAGGCCGGCAAGTCGTTTCTCGAGATGTCGGGCCGCAAGGGAATCGGCGTGAAGGCCGACGATCTCATCGATCACCTGACACGCCGCGCCGCCGAGGAGGTGGCGACGCGGAACCCCGATCTGCCGGAGCCGGAGCGCCTGCAAATCGCGGCCGCGATCGGAGTGGGGGCCCTGCGCTATTACATGCTGCGCTTCACGCGCAACAAGATCATCGCGTTCGATTTCACCGACGCCCTCTCCTTCGACGGCGAGACCGGACCCTACGTCCAGTATGCGGCGGTGCGCGCCGCGGGCATCCTGGGGAAGGTCGCGGCGTCATTGCAGATGAGCCCCGAGGAGCTTCTCCGGTGGGCCTCCGAGGGGAGCTTCGGCTTTCTGGAGGAGGATCCGAAAGGCGAGGAATGGGAGCTGCTGTCGCTGCTCGGCCGCCAGCGCTCGATCGTGGAGCAGGCCGTGTCCGGATTGGAGTTCTCGCTCGTGGCGAAGCATGCGTTCGTCCTGGCCCAGAAATTCAACGGCTTCTACCACCGCCATCCGGTGCTGCAGGAGCCCGATACGGATCGCCGCAAAGGGAAGGTCCTGCTCACGATACTGTTCCGGCGCCACCTGATTTCCCTCCTCGGCCTGATGGGAATCCCCGTCCCCTCCCTCATGTAG